The DNA region CAAAAAAACAGGCAGGTCCCATTAAGGCGCGTACTTATCGATGAGGGGCTTATTACCGAAGAGGGCCTGCTTTCTCTTTTATCTGAGCAGCTTTATATTCCAACTCTGCACCTTACTAAATATAAATTTGACCAGAATATTGTTAAGTTAATACCTGAGCGTATGGCGAGGCAATATAATGTTATCCCGTTGTCCAGAATAGGCAATACGCTGACTGTTGCTATGTCTGATCCGTTGAATATATTCGCTCTCGACGATTTAAGGATATTGACTGGCTGCAGTATTGATACGGTGTTGAGTTCTAATGAAGAGATAACCAGGGCCATCGAATCACAATATAGGCTGGAGACTCAGAATATGCAGCAGATATTGGAAGAATCAAGCCTCGGCCAGATGGGTGCGGCTAAGAAAGAAAAAGATGTGGAACTGTTAAAGCAGGAAGAAATAGAGCTGAGTGCAGTAATCCAGGACAGCGAAAAGCCGCCTATAGTGCAATTGGTAGACCTGATGCTTACTCAAGCCCTGAAAAAGAGGGCTTCAGACATACATATAGAGCCGGAAGAGGATTGCCTGCGTATAAGATACAGGATAGACGGAGCTTTACATGATATATTTAAAATACCAAAGATAAACCAGAACGCGGTACTGGCGCGTTTAAAAATTATCTCCAACCTTGATATAACTGAAAACAGGCTGCCGCAGGATGGCAGGTTTAAAGTCAGGTTTGAGAATAAAGAGGTTGATTTCAGGGTTTCTGCATTACCAACGACATTTGGCCAGAAATTTGTGTTAAGGCTTCTGGATAAAGGCAACCTTTCAATAGGCCTGGACCAACTTGGGTTTTCCGAAGAGCCTTTGAGGATATTTAAAGAAGCGGTCTCTAAGCCTTTTGGCATGATCCTTGTAACAGGGCCTACTGGTTCAGGAAAATCTACCACGCTTTATTCTGTCCTTAACCAGTTGAATACACCTGTGAGGAATATCATTACTATTGAAGATCCTGTAGAATACCAGATAGAAGGTATAACTCAGCTGCAGGTTAAGCCTGAGATCGGGCTTGATTTTGCCTCGGGCCTGCGTTCTATATTAAGACAGAGCCCGGATGTTATTCTGATAGGAGAGATCAGGGATTCAGAAACAGCAGATATCGCGATAAAAGCAGCGTTGACCGGGCAGCTTTTGTTTTCAACCTTACATACCAATGATGCAATATCAAGTATTACCCGTTTGATTGATATGGGTGTAGAGCCGTTTCTTGTTGCATCAAGCCTTGTCATGCTATGTGCCCAGAGATTATGCAGAAAGCTTTGCCCCAAGTGCAAGAAACCGGTAAGTATACCCGATGATTTTCTAAAAGAGGTCGGGTTTAAGTATGCAAATACAGTTTTTTATGGAGAGCAGGGATGTAAGTTTTGCAGCAACACCGGTTATTATGGAAGAATTGCGATATTGGAAACTATCCTGATTGATGATATAATGCGTGAAATGATAATAAAGAAAGAATCTCTGGATGCCATTAAGGCATACGCGATAGATAAATGCGGTATGATGACGCTTAGAGACGATGCTTTTATCAAAGTTCAACAGGGGATTGTTACTTTAGAGGAAGCCATAAGGGTAACTACGGAGGAGTAATAATAATGGAGTATTCGGGAAACATTCTTTTAATCAGCGATGAAGAATTTATGGCCAGGTATCTTAAGGAAAAGATTAGCAGCGCTATGGGCTGTTCGGTCCAGATCGAATTCAGCTATGAGGCAGGGGCCTTTGCCTTAAAAGAGAGAAAATTCGGTATTGTAATAGTAAAACTTCATGGTAGGGATGAGGATGATAAAGCCTTTATAAGGAAACTTAAAGCCATAGACCAGGATACCATTATTATGTGCGTCACAGATAAGAAAAACAGCTCTTCAATAACTAAAGAATTGATTGAAAATGGGGTTTATGAATTTATAGATGATTATGCTAATTTGGAAAGGATATTTTTTCTGGCTAAGAAGGGTTTTGAACTTTACAGCATGACCCAGTCGCACAATAAATTGATTCAGAGTCTTAAAGAGCATAATCAGACCCTGCAGAAGCAGAATATCGTATTGGCTAAAAGAATAGAAGAGTCCACAAAGAATCTTACTAAACTTTATGAAAACCTGCGTTCTACTTACATGCATACTATAAAAGTTTTGGCTCATGCAATTGATGCAAGGGACCATTATACTCATAGCCATTCTGAGAATGTGGCAAGATACGCGGTCGCTATTGCTGAAGAGATGAAGTTATCTGTCCATGAAATAGAGCAGATAAGAGATGCCTGTGAATTACATGATTTGGGCAAGATCGGTATCGAGGACAATATTTTGTCAAAACCGTCGAGCCTTACCGATGAGGAGTGGAAACAGGTGAGGAAACATCCGCTGACCGGCGCCCAGATATTGGAGCCGTTGACATTTCTAGACGGGATAATTGACCTGGTAAGACAGCACCATGAGAGATTTGACGGGAAAGGCTACCCTTTGGGGCTTAAAAACGAAGAGATAATGCTCGGAGCCAGGATATTAAATCTTGCAGATGCTTTTGAGGCGATGACTTCTTCGCGTTCTTACAGGAAGGAGCCGTTGACCAAGCAGCAGGCAATTGAAGAGATAAAAAACAATAATGGGTCTCAGTTTGACCCCAAAGTAGTAGAGGCATTCTTAAAAATAGTTGATAAATTTTAACCGAGCAGGAGGTTTTATGAACAGCTATCAGTATGTAGCCAAGAATAAAAGCGGCGGCAGCGTCTCCGGTATAGCCGAAGCAGGAAGTGAAGCTGAGGTAATAGAAATCCTGCATAAAAAAGAGCTCATAGTCGTTTCGGTTAAACTGACAAAGAATAAGGCTATAGGCAAAAAGAAAACAGG from Candidatus Omnitrophota bacterium includes:
- a CDS encoding secretion system protein E — its product is MQTLKENIIEILLKSKKISKDQLEKALNVQKNRQVPLRRVLIDEGLITEEGLLSLLSEQLYIPTLHLTKYKFDQNIVKLIPERMARQYNVIPLSRIGNTLTVAMSDPLNIFALDDLRILTGCSIDTVLSSNEEITRAIESQYRLETQNMQQILEESSLGQMGAAKKEKDVELLKQEEIELSAVIQDSEKPPIVQLVDLMLTQALKKRASDIHIEPEEDCLRIRYRIDGALHDIFKIPKINQNAVLARLKIISNLDITENRLPQDGRFKVRFENKEVDFRVSALPTTFGQKFVLRLLDKGNLSIGLDQLGFSEEPLRIFKEAVSKPFGMILVTGPTGSGKSTTLYSVLNQLNTPVRNIITIEDPVEYQIEGITQLQVKPEIGLDFASGLRSILRQSPDVILIGEIRDSETADIAIKAALTGQLLFSTLHTNDAISSITRLIDMGVEPFLVASSLVMLCAQRLCRKLCPKCKKPVSIPDDFLKEVGFKYANTVFYGEQGCKFCSNTGYYGRIAILETILIDDIMREMIIKKESLDAIKAYAIDKCGMMTLRDDAFIKVQQGIVTLEEAIRVTTEE
- a CDS encoding HD domain-containing protein is translated as MEYSGNILLISDEEFMARYLKEKISSAMGCSVQIEFSYEAGAFALKERKFGIVIVKLHGRDEDDKAFIRKLKAIDQDTIIMCVTDKKNSSSITKELIENGVYEFIDDYANLERIFFLAKKGFELYSMTQSHNKLIQSLKEHNQTLQKQNIVLAKRIEESTKNLTKLYENLRSTYMHTIKVLAHAIDARDHYTHSHSENVARYAVAIAEEMKLSVHEIEQIRDACELHDLGKIGIEDNILSKPSSLTDEEWKQVRKHPLTGAQILEPLTFLDGIIDLVRQHHERFDGKGYPLGLKNEEIMLGARILNLADAFEAMTSSRSYRKEPLTKQQAIEEIKNNNGSQFDPKVVEAFLKIVDKF